aaaaaagaagaaaaaagaaaagaagatagtgcAGAAATAACATCATTTATTTACAAAGGCAGCAGCGACTCTTTTGTCTCTCTTCAGCTCATCGCAGTGCATGTCTTATAGTTTGCTCACCTGTTCTGCCTGTCTGAAAATTCATACATGTTCTGTCACTATAAACATAACTTGAGTCACAAAATTAACATTTCACCTGTCAGAGATACCAAGGTGGACTCTCATAGTGGAAGATCTGAGACTGTTTATTGAGAGAGTCATGATTGTAGAAAGAAACAGGGGATGGTACTTGGAATTACTGTACTGCGGCAATAAGATAAACACACCATTACGTGGAGTTTGAGGAGAGATACATTGATTTGTTAACTTCTTTATGCTGACTGACTATTTTTCTGGGCAGACTGTCCAGATTTATCACTGGGAGAAAGGGTGTGAAGACAAGTAAAGGTTAATCTTTAACAAAAGGATAATTAGGTAGGTGTTGGTTGAACAGGGTAGCTGGTGTTCTGAGTTGTATTTTGCCAGCACTGATAACAATTACAGTTCACTGCTTCATTTAAAGAAAAATTACTTAGTCTTTCAGTTGGCGCAAGTGGGAGATAATAGCTGCTATACTTCTTGTTTTTATGTCTAGAAGTTGTGTAGCTTCTGTGGACTGTGCGATACAAAATTGCAGAAGGTGGAACCTGGAACAGAATTGATCACACACAGTTGTGTTCATGTCTTCAGCGTAATTCAGCACGGTATGGTAATTACAGGCATAATGTAGTGTGATATTTATATAGGCGTAGTTTTGCATgatatttatattaaaaaaaaaagcatagtaaAGTTCAATATTTATAGGTGTAGTATAGCATGATATTTTTGTTGCATAATTGTTTAGGGGAGAGTGTCAGAGAttgatcacacatgtacagaatTGTTGGGGTTTTAGAATATTGTTTTTcatatgtgtatttgattttatttttgttcagtttttgtaATCTGATGAGTAGTGTTTGATGAAAAGAAATGTTGATGCGTGAAAGCTGTGTACAACGGGCAAAATGCTGCACATGTTAACAGATCTACTCAAAATGCTGAATTACTCTCTTTCCTGTACACCTACTCAGGTTAGGTATCAAGAATACTGATAGCATTTAGTGTGACAAAAAAGTGTTGGGTGAATACACTTATGGTGTTAATCCTGTTTGCTCACTTTATTTTCTTATGAAATAATTGTTGACTGTAAATTTAAGTTCATCGGGATTCATCAACTTAGCATCCATCATGAAGAAAGATTTAGAGAGCAGCaagtgtcagtttgtttttttgttatctttgCATCTATAGCATCTATCACAAATTAAAATTTATACAACAGCTGGTTTCTATCACAGAGAAAGATTCAGACAGATTTTCTTTGAAATTAAGTTAAACAAACTGTAACTTGGGATTGACTGTATCTTGTGGTTGACCCCTTTTATATGTGTTATTATGTACCCTGTTATCCACTTGTGATATAATTGATACTTGTTGGTAGTATTATGCTACTCTTAGAATTTTTTTTAGTCCTTTGTGACTTCATTTTAATCAACTGTCCTTCAGCACTGGTGTAGGTTCATTGCAAAAAGCTACCTAGGACTGGCATCACTTTCTCTTTAAGATGCATTGTGGATAGTGATGGCTGAAGAAATCTGTTATTTTATGCTATACTAATCCCATTAGTATTTTAAAGCTCACGTTTTTAAGTTTTATTTGTGAACTACGACTCTTAATGTGATCTCTTTGTATAAAACGCAACATGTACCTGCGAATCCACTTCAGCTGAAGTAAACAGTTGAGGGATTATTATTgaaagtttggttttttgttgtttttttcccccccccctttgatGTTTGCTGCTGTCATTATTGATACAGTGATGTTTACATCTCTGTTTCACGTTGTTGTCATTATTTGGATGGAGGTGTGAAAGGGACATTTGAGGTCAGTggttgttgtttgcagatgattgTCTTTCAGTGTTCTTCTACAGAATGATAgggcttttctgtttttcttctttggatCCATTTCTTTATCCCtctattctggtgtgtgtgtgtgtgtgtgtgtgtatttcaagaATGtgtttcttgtaaaaaaaaaaaaaaaaaaaaaaaatctgtattttctatttttttcctatttgtctgttgctttttttttgcttttttttttccagatggttTAAGGTTAAAAAAGCAGATGTTGATAATTCAGTtaccatcttgaaaaaaaaaagtggcttgaTTTGACTGAACTTGATCCATTGATGGTAAGATCTCAGTAATCAGTATTTGTGGCATAAAAATGGTATTGACTTCTCCACCTGTTCAATATGAAAAGACTGAAGAAGGATAGCGAAGCTTTACAAAAGTGAGAATCTTAGGTCATGTTTTCTACACTTGGAATAGTCAGTTTGTTCTCCAGCAAAAGATTTTTCTGCTTCATCTACTAATTTGATGTGCCAGTGAGAGACTGAAAGAAGAGACAGTTTGTGTTCAGACAACACCCTTTCAAACCTGATGAACTTCACAATACTTGCTGACCATGCAGTCAATTGTGTCTAAATTGAACAGGTATTCAAGACGAGCATCATCCATGCACGGCATCAGCTAACTGTTAAAGCCAGATGAAGTTTTGAACATTTGCTAACCTTCCAATAAAGCTTTAGTGAACTTAACTGAATGACTGAATAATTGTCtaaagaaaaaatggaaagaaactgTCATCAAAACCAGTTGAtagttggaaaaaacaaaaccaaaccaaaaacaaaacaaagatgtgGTTTTGATTGGTTCCCCAATCTCCTTTTAAGCCCCACTTGTCACTTACACAGCAACGACTGGGTTTTACcttgttcatttgtctgttttttgtttttgtttttttacgtgtcTTTTAGTGTCAGCAGCTGCAACATATTCAGTTCAGATGGCAGTGATGAAGGGCATTCATTCATGTTGAAGATTGTGGCAAAcagctgctgaaaaaaaaaacatgtggtgctttttttttttttttttaaattctgtttaCATTTCCTGGGTGTAAATAATGTATAGAAAACATTAATTCAGAGAGGAATAGAAATGGATTCAGCGGCCAGTTCATTTAAAGGAGTCACTGTTCAAGTCACCTGCTGTGTTAAAGTGAATGTGCCacgaacataaaatcaatagcaTGTTGCAAGATGGTAACACAATGTTCATGATGTTATGTTCAtggtcgtcttcatcatcatgttttattgctgttggttggttgtgtgaacttgtttgtttgactttgatggaaagctgttttctgtatgtgtgcattttgAGTCATAATGTAGCCTTCCTGGTTACTGAATAACAAACATGAATGAATGGAGGTGTTTCTGTTTGATTATGGGTACCCTGTTGcttttatttcccctttttttctcaacttGCAAGATAAAGCAATACAATAGCTGTAACCCagatcttggaaaaaaaaaaaaaagaaaaagaaaaaagaaaaagaacctcaGTCACCATAAACATGAACACAGTAACAAACAACATCACACCAGTAAAATTTGAATTAAGCAACATAGCAagacacacacatttccttcatgagatgttctgtctgttgtttggAATGACTGCGTTGCCAAGTATTTAAATTATTACTTTTCAAAGCATGTATCAGCATGTGTTGCTTAACAGTTATGAGAATGAATATGCGGGATTACCTGCACATTTGTGATGGAGAGGAGTGGcagggtttggggtgggtgggggagtacaAATGTATTTCTGCAATTttacaagaagaacaaaaaattatatacaTTAAGACAAACAAAAGATCCTCTTTTGCATTTTTTAGAGTAAAATTCACATGCATGGATGGTCAAATAAAAGGAGGGACAAGTAAAAAGTCCAATATTGCATGTGACCCAAGTGCCTTCTTTGGACTTTGTCTTGAAAACAAAAAGGATTGAACTTATGACTGATAAAGGAGACATGAGAGCATTATGATAAATATGAAAGCAAGAAAGAGGAGAAATTAAAAGAAGTTTGATGATGACACATACTCATCAGGGCGTTTGAaaaggtggtttttgttttgttttgtttgaatagTAATCCAAAGAAGTCACTCTATTCACTTAAGGTATTCTACTTACCTGCCGCTTTCAAGGTTTGATGCTACGTTAAAACAGGTCATCATTTATTTCCAAACTGTTGTGTAGAGCTATTGGGGTGATGTCTGTAAAATAAACTCAGGGTTATTTTTTGTACAGGTTGTTCTGTGTGAAACAAACTTAATTGTGATCGGCTGGGTCAGAACTCCATTTCCTACCATACAGGGCAATCctttctgttcgtttttttttgtgtgtgtgtgtctttcaactTGTTACAGGATGGCATGAACTAGTGTCAACATCAGCGAAGTAATTTGGTTCTGAAGAAGGATAACATTCCTAGAGATTCACAGCAATAAGCGCCGTGCAGAGGCAGCCAGCCATCAGCCAAAGCTGTTCCATCCGTTGCACTCCACAATGCAAGTGAGTGAAGGAATGCAGGAAAAAGGGCTTGTTCACTGCAAACAACACACCCATTGAGTCACATGTAGGTGGTGTGAGCACTGAATTGTGTGGGGACTGGGGGTTGAATGGCAAAGCAAGTTGGGTGTCCTGTGATTGGGGGAAACCTTATCTGCAGTGAAGGATGTTGTGTCAACCTTTCTGTGATGTGTAAAACAACCTTGAAAAGAATTGCCATCTGCCTTACAATGCAGGAAAAGTATAAGTGTTCTGTGTattacataaaaagaaagaagaaaaaacagggaCACATTAGCTTCAATCAGAAAACCAGAACACAGCTGTAGATAAAAGTGAAGATTTGCATGCAGGAGAGAATTATAGTGAATATggtgtacattttgttttgtcactTTAAGTATATCTGCCATAATGGAATGCATGAATCTCCTGTCACACagttacttaatttttttttcatgatcctGTTTAAATTACAAAatgtttcagtttgcatcatCTGCACTGAAATCACTTGTGCCATAGACTGGGTCATCAGAGAATGTTCACCATCCCATCTTTGTCTTGGTGGTGCTGgcttcatttttagtttgttatGTATGGGTCCCAGCTTACAACATAACATGTGGAAATATTTGAAGTCAAGcgcactttatcatctcatcagtaGAATGTATATGGTTGTCGACATGGCTTTAGAAGTTCATGATTtagtgcattttattttattatatatattttttaagctaTGGTGAGTGTCACAGGGTTTCTACCAGAGAGAAGATAATTATGTACTTTGTGTTGTTAGATGAGGCCTGTGTTTTATTGTTCTGTTTCAGCGGTGAAATATGAAACAGTGCTATACAGCAATCAGGGAGAATTGCTTCAGTAACAAGGCACATTTACAAAATGttgcatttattaaaaaaaaaaaaaaaaattgtcagttaGTGTATGTGGAATATAACAAAATTTTCAGAAACTCTctcaaaaaacaataacaaacaaacaaacaaaaaacccttaaAACTTTTCAGCAAAGTCTTATCACTCATTATTCTGCCTTGCTATCAAAGCAGGTGTTCTGTCCAGAAACCTGTCAATAAAATGTGATGAACTATGTCATGAAACATGCCAGCAGAGTTCAATGTAATAATCTTGTCAGTGTGAGTGTATGAAAATAGGTTTGACACTGGTTATGTTCCAGAATTCTGTTTTAACACAGTTTAAACATCTGACAGGGAAAAAAATTCTCTTTAGCTATGATTGCGATTACTTGAATAAGAAAAAGTATCAACAGAACTCAAAATAGAAACTTACAAAATCCTCAGACACatctttataatttttttgtaaaatcaaggCTTTCTATGTTTCTTGAACCTTCAAACACATATTATGAGAAAAGTTTTGGCAGCCACATTCCATTTTCTGAGGCAGTGTATGCTGGGTTTGTTCATGCATTTGAACACATTCTGAAGAGGATTTAGGCATCAGTGGCTCTGAATGACTGTTTATCCCTTACACTGGGAAAATAGAAtggcattgtgtgtgcatgcatgcatgtgcgtgtgtgtgtgtgtgtgtgtgtgtgagattcagCCATTTATTGCAGGAGTTATAGTTGTTTGACTGtttggaattttgtttgattgttttttaagTTTTCTATTTGCTATATATTCTGTTGCAAAGGTTATAAGCAGCTGAAAATGTACCTGCTCACAATATTTTAGTCACCAACAGTCAAGAGACCTTTGTGATGATATTCCTTGTAAGATCACTCAGTTGATAGCATATGCAGTATTTTGTCTTGAGAGATTAGGCCAGTGTGCACATGCCCAGGTACTTGTCATTTGTCCCCTGTtgggatgccaggggtctttcagtgtaaatagcatccccaccttctggaaattctgtgctagaaatttaatcttttctgttgctgtgtttatttctgcttttttttttcttccttcactgttgtctcctttttctgtcttcccagtcaaTTCCCCTTTTTTTgcgttgacacttttttttctctaatcAACAGTCTTTGatgttctgtctgtgctgttctggtctggtgattaggtagtgaaattgtaaactttgggatgggcactagctgtcgattctgcagtgttatttgcccatatggtctttttatgtatttttgtttggctttgaagtaattttgttttctttttttacgatttaaaaaaaatctggggatgatgaattaagtggaatggctgaTGTCCAGAGCACGGTCTAACTGCATTTGCCCTAGGAGCTGAATGTTAAGATCATGTGTTATGAATGgtgctttgtttgtttatcttagtgggcttttttgtgtatgtgacagttttgtgtttgatGTGGTTGGGCAGTTTTATTTGgacagtcggctggactataagcaacaatgataataattacgtATTTTTTATTTGGCCGAAAGTATGTTTTCCTTGTTTACAACTTTTTGTAATctagggatgataaattaagttgaagggctgacatcctcagcatgGTCTTGTCTTATTTGACCTTAGGAGATAAATGGTTTGGATAATGTCatggactgtgttttgtgggtttgtctgggtgatttcttttgtgtgtatgtgtgttttgagttTTGTATTGATTGGGTTGAGCCTTTGTTTGGTTTGAGTCCTGATATagccctgtgcggttggctgtACTATAAGCAACAGTAAACAATAAACTGTCAGGTGTATACAGAGATGAAGTTTCATAGGGATGCTGCTAAAAAATTCTCACCGTCATGAATGTGTGCAAGTGTCGGTGGTGGTTCATACAGGTGTATGTCAGGACCCGTTATAAAATGACAGTATCATTGTCAGCTgagttttttccccctcttttttgcAGCTATGTCTGTTGCATATTCCCTGAGTGTCAGAGTCAGACAACCCAGCTGCCTTGGTGTCATCCTTTTATTGAGGATTGAGAGTTCGATCCTAGACTGTTCAATATTTTGTAAACAGGCATTCTTGCTATTGATGTGTGTTTTCAGTGCGATactatctgttgtgtgtgtgtgtgcagtggaaggGAGGAGTAGTGTGTATGTtttcattgagtgtgtgtgtgtttatgtgtgtaaagatagaaggggtgtgtgtatatgtgtgtgtgcactgtgtgtactGTCTGCTGAGTTATATTCATTTAATATGCTGTTGTTCATTCAGAATTGTTTACCATGAATTTTAAGGGTCAAAGTGAATGAAGTATTTCTTTCAGGGAGTGGCTTGCCAATTACAGTGTCAGtcccagtgtttctttttcttggagATGTTGGCTAATTCAAGTGTGAGAAAGTCAAATGTAATATTTTGACGCGACTTGGTAATGAAATTCAATGCCAGAAATTGCATGCTTTTACGCGGATCTTTGATTAAACAGTTTGTTACCTCAGAGATATTGAACATGTTTTGTGCAATAATTGTTGCCTGTGTCAGCCAGTAGCTCGTAGTTTAAAGATGTTCTCTCATTTGTTTTAAAAGTAGAAaggaaaaaagtttgtttttcagATAAGTGCTAGTTTAATAAACAGTTGAAAAATGCAGTGAAAGTAGGTTCTGTGCAGTGTATCTTACAAACTGGTTTGACCATTTTGAAGATAGCAGAACAatagttggggaaaaaaaaacccaccccaaaaaacataaGTTATACATTTGGCTTTCctgagtgacttttttttttcttttatcatgtgTTTTTCTCTCCATTGAGGAGACTGCGGCTTATAATTACATCTTGTTGACTTGTGCCTTTGCGCTTTCTATTGCCCATGTTTCCTTGTCTGTACAATTATGTGTGTCaaatatgggaaaaaaaaaaaaaaatgtgtgtggagTTTCATGTAACAATGTGAGCAACAGgactccatttgtgtgtgtgtgtgtgtgtgtgttgtgtgtgtgtgtgtacaacagtgTGTTTATTTGAATATCTTTTCAAGATAAATTTTGTCCATACATTGTGAAAATACAGATTTCAAGTTTGCATTTGCTTGAACAATATCACGTAATTATAAACGTCTGATTTAAGTTCATGGTTTCTTCACGACATTGAACGCTTACCTGAATATGCCATAGATTAAGGTAAAAATTGCGGTTTTCCcctaaaatttttttaattgatgaaaACTACTGGTATTCATTATAAAAGTGTGGAAGGGCTGAAGGTTTAATTATCATTTCAATTAAAAATCAGTTTATATTGTTCTGTCATGTGCTATGTGATTTGAGCACACATGTTAATGTTTTCATGCTTATTTATATACAGTTGTACAGTTGATTTTCCTTTAATACTTCAGTTTCTAATTTTTGTTCCCCCAACTCAAGAAATAACAGATCCACATTTTCATGGTTTTGTCAGCTTGAAAGATATGACAAATAAATGTGGAAAATGTGTTGACAGTTGTGCTTGCATTCTGGTACtttgtttttcctctgttgtgtctGTTACCTGATGGGTGCAGTGCCTGAATGGtttagagtgctggattcttgcccaaatttcctgagtttgatccctgatgaacctggtgggtaaggggtgaaAATTTTTACAATCTTCCatgtcaaaatatgtgcagacctgtaagCGCATGAactcttttgtgtgtatatacacacaggagatgaaatacacacattaaagaacctgtaatccatgttgatgttcggttatggaaacaagaacatacccaacatactCCACTCTGAAAACATAGAATGGCTACCTAAacggtggggtaaataaacaaaaatggtcatTCAACCACAACCACTTCAATAAATCCTGAAATATATAGTACAATAACTTTATGATTGTGAGTTGCCTCGTGTATGAACCTTTGTCCAAATTTTCTCTCATTGAAaattgtggagaaaaaaaaaatacagctagAATACCTTTGGTGTGTGAAGTATGCTAGCAAAGGTTAAAACATGTTATGCAAGAAACCCCTCAGTCTCCTTCACTCTTTAGAAAAGAAGTCCTTGAAGACTTATTGTTTATTCTCAACATTTAATTACGAAATGACAGTCACATCATCAATTTATACTCAGCTCACCAATGCTAGACTAGCTTTTAGAATATGCCGTAACTGAATCATCACATGAATACATGTGCATTCTTCCTTTGTGGTCAATGATGGAACACACGACACAGTCTGCAACAATAACAAATCCATGAAATCTTGTGTCTACAATGTTATTAAAGTTTATCAGCGATGTATTTACAATCACATATGAGTAGCGTGCATTTCTACACAGCGACTGCCTTAGTTCGAAGGTTCAAATGTGTAGTGTACAACAGCCTTCTCTTCATCCGGATTGCCCCCGTTTTCCAAGTGCAGGCCATTGAAAGGGTACTGCTTTGGCATCTGTGGCACACAGTACAAGCTCATCAGTGACATAAGTCTCTAATATTTCTCTGctcatgctgttttttttttgtcttttttttttttttaaatatctgcaCTACTTTACAAAGATCTCCCTCACATGCTGTTTAAAGTACATTTACTGAAAGCTCACAAATTAAGAACTGTTtcataaaaataagaaatactTTATAAAAACGAAGTTCATTATATCCAAAGTATAGTTCATCCACATTACATATAACCATCAGTCTTTATAATGaggtcttcttttcttctttttttcttttctttctagttCATGCTTTGTAAAGTACCTGGGGCAGTcttctggacagagtgctgtgtaagtgtccattattattattgttaacatCATCTGGTTTAGTGTTCTGATCCTTTTTTGCTTTTCTGGTTCTCACCCAGTAATGGCTGTAACAGGCGCCTTGCCACTGTCTAACTCCTCAGCAATTTTCTAAGAGAAGGCCAGTGCTGATTTTTATGCTGAAAATGAATGGTGTGGTTAAACACTATACAGTAAACTTCAACCACCCAGGTCTAATGACACACTTCCATTACCTTGACCTTCCACTCATTTAAAGCATTcactaacatatacacacatgcacgcacacagagtcaaacatacacacgcacttccatcatcttgaccacacacacacacacacacttccatcatCTTGACCTTACACTCATGTAAAGCACTTACCactatgcaaacacacagactcgcacacagacacacatagtaaTCATAGAAAACTATACAAACCGCAGGCAAAAAGAGAGGGTATGGCAGGGTAAGGAAGTAAATGGTGCCCAATGTGCCCAGGAAAGCTGTCAACGTCAGGAACATGTTCAGACTGAAAATAACATCATCAATGGTAAATGCTAGTACCTCTTGAAAGTAACCAAATCAATACAAAAGGCCTGGTAAAAGGTATTCTCCTCTCCCTACTTTCTaccacttttttttcctgaaagtcTCAAAATGTTAAAGTATAACAATAAATGTTTCCTCTCCTATAACAATATAATATAAATTTGACAATCTCTGGGAGCTGGCAGAAAACAAATAATAGTGAActtttccacaaaaaaacaaaactacaatgGCACAACACATAAAATATAGACTAAATAATATGGATATTTATTCTATCTATTCATAATCCACTCATCTTAAAATGCATATTTTCTCATCCACCACAAAGTGAACTGCTCAGACAACTGACAAGACACCAATGATACAATGATACTGATTGCCATAATGGATTACTTTCAGTGGCACAAACAATTAACACAGGCTAGACACTGGAATGAAACATTTGTCTTCAAGTCCAACTCATTTGTTACATAAGTATGAACAGTGCTTACTATGAATATCTGGGTTTGGCATTGGCATCCCATCTGTCCTCACCGATGATGTCTGCCCATACATGCAGCTGATGACAAAGCAGAGTAAAACATACATGCTTGATGTTATTACTGCATCAAGCATTAGACCTTCCTACCTGTAAAACTAAAGTCAGCAAGAGTGAAAGCGCTCAGTCAAAGGTCAAGCTCCAAAGATATATattcaataaaaattaaaatggaaacaaaaattaTGAGTTACATTCCATTCTTACTGATGAACATTCTAATTTCTGTAACACTATTAACAGACCTCAAGCTCTATTATATTGCTCCATGTGTTTTTCAAACAATGCCCATGACAATTATCCTTTTTCAAGTTAATCACTAGCAGAACTGAATCAAAATAATGAATAGCAAAAATTCAATACAATCTTTTAATGATTTATACCGCTCTGAAACAGTGTGAATCAACAAAGCAATTACTCCCACCACTAAACTGTCATAATTATTTTTCAGTATCAGTCGGCTAGGAGTTTCATCTTACATTAATTACAATCACACTTTTCACAGATTTGAcataaaaaaatgatattaaaatcataaactaaaacaaaacataagTGGGAAGGTCCTATAGTAACTGTCTAGCTGGGTTATAAACGATTAACTGAATAAAGAGGTTCAGCAAGCAATAATATAATGGAAGGGTAAAAATCACAGACTTTTGCTATACAATAATATAAATCTTAAATAGTTTATGACTACAGAAATTTTCATGCATAATACATCACAAGCGGAAGTGCctgcacatacaaaaacaaaacacaaagacagaagaaaatgcatacacacacactaaaaatacaTTTATGTACACAGTGATATGTGTAACAATTGTACTaccatctattaaaaaaaaaaaaaaaaaaaaaaaggaaggaaagcagTAAACGTTCAACACAACTTACAGGTTCATTAAAGTTCCTCTTGAGCTCTGGGATATCCCAGTCTTCGTAAGGACTCTTGGCATCTCCTGATACCACGGGCAGCTTGGGGTAGTCACCATAGCCCATGCCATCATTATCATACACATCATAGTCCTCCACTCTCAGACCATAACGTTTGGCTGCAGCAGCTCGCTCTTCAGCACTTTTGGGAAATGGTCCTGGCTTCCAGTCTTTGTTCCAGTCTgcataaaagatttttttctaatatgtataataatacatttatatattcattcagaaATTAATATTTGGTTCACAACATATTAGGTCATCTATTTAGCAGAAGACTAATGGTTCAAtttcaaaaattaaaaaggtCCAGTAGCCTGTTACAGTCACAGTGGCAATGAATCATTCACTGTATCTAGGGTTTGGCATAGGAAAGTAGGGTCAAATCAATCTGCCTCTTTAACCTTCCCCGATCAAAGACTGGTAACCATACACACCTAGGTACAATGAGAaagactggattaaaaaaaaacaacaaaacaacaacaacaacaacaaaaaaaccccaaca
The window above is part of the Babylonia areolata isolate BAREFJ2019XMU chromosome 23, ASM4173473v1, whole genome shotgun sequence genome. Proteins encoded here:
- the LOC143297935 gene encoding NADH dehydrogenase [ubiquinone] 1 beta subcomplex subunit 8, mitochondrial-like; amino-acid sequence: MATLRGAAALSKAIQPLLARRGISASAVLANWNKDWKPGPFPKSAEERAAAAKRYGLRVEDYDVYDNDGMGYGDYPKLPVVSGDAKSPYEDWDIPELKRNFNEPLHVWADIIGEDRWDANAKPRYSYLNMFLTLTAFLGTLGTIYFLTLPYPLFLPAMPKQYPFNGLHLENGGNPDEEKAVVHYTFEPSN